Proteins encoded by one window of Nostoc sp. ATCC 53789:
- a CDS encoding type II toxin-antitoxin system antitoxin SocA domain-containing protein: MLDKLIKYFVYATKGYITKTQLIKFLYLADLYSVKWTGKQLTDLDWCYYQFGPWNEGIDTALNQMNGKEIVQESQYNATYIRPVNQAAHADDLDIPLSIKFVLDNIRREWAGSEKLNQLLEYVYSTAPMVEAKNTHRPEEKVKLNLQAEREKLVSELGL, translated from the coding sequence ATGTTGGATAAACTAATAAAATATTTTGTCTACGCGACAAAAGGGTATATTACAAAAACACAGCTAATCAAGTTTTTGTATTTAGCTGATCTTTACTCTGTTAAGTGGACAGGAAAGCAGCTGACTGATCTAGATTGGTGTTATTATCAATTTGGCCCTTGGAATGAAGGTATAGATACTGCTTTAAATCAAATGAATGGGAAAGAGATTGTTCAAGAGTCTCAGTATAATGCAACATATATTAGACCTGTGAATCAAGCTGCTCATGCAGATGATTTGGACATACCTCTCAGTATTAAGTTTGTACTGGATAATATTCGTAGAGAGTGGGCTGGCTCAGAGAAACTGAATCAGTTACTAGAGTATGTATATAGCACTGCTCCAATGGTGGAAGCAAAAAATACCCATCGACCAGAAGAGAAAGTTAAACTTAACTTACAAGCAGAAAGAGAAAAATTAGTCAGTGAATTAGGATTGTAA